Proteins encoded together in one Thermoplasma sp. Kam2015 window:
- a CDS encoding iron-containing alcohol dehydrogenase translates to MGIITLPRKIYQQRDIIESIRDSLQLREPVLVVTDKNIMKIFGDRIRRSMDGTNYRVIDDVRPEPEITAIESAYSSLSGFQPRTIIAIGGGSVIDFAKSLDVKISYSDRSIAEINPFEILDLKAELIAVPTTSGTGSDVSFGIVVNDQGRKLALGNFDLVPYISILDASLTPSDPNIIRPTGVDALVHSFEALTANTSTIFTDALAEKAIETIFDNIEGSMNGDESARDNMHLAATMAGIAFTNSGTALAHALGHSFGSTHHVVHGTCVGLFLPYVIEFNSTDDPSRRKYERIAKRLGYSDAVSALKDLYARIGQPVSVRDLGIDRRRYLASIDEMVEKALADSELAFNPVIAGEDDIRSIYLKAYGD, encoded by the coding sequence ATGGGTATCATAACTCTGCCAAGAAAGATATATCAGCAGAGGGACATCATAGAATCTATCAGGGATAGCCTGCAGCTTAGGGAACCCGTGCTTGTTGTCACCGACAAGAACATCATGAAAATTTTCGGGGATAGAATAAGAAGATCCATGGACGGAACGAATTATCGCGTGATTGATGACGTCAGGCCGGAGCCGGAGATCACCGCGATTGAGTCAGCCTATTCAAGCCTCTCAGGATTTCAACCACGAACGATAATTGCCATTGGCGGCGGAAGCGTGATAGACTTCGCCAAGTCGCTGGATGTTAAGATATCGTACTCAGATAGAAGCATCGCGGAGATCAATCCTTTCGAGATCCTTGATCTCAAAGCTGAACTCATAGCCGTTCCTACAACGTCTGGAACCGGGAGTGACGTCTCCTTTGGGATAGTGGTCAACGATCAGGGCAGAAAACTCGCCCTTGGAAACTTCGATCTTGTGCCCTACATATCCATACTCGATGCTTCGCTTACACCCTCGGATCCAAACATCATAAGACCTACCGGCGTTGATGCTCTCGTTCACTCCTTTGAGGCGCTCACCGCCAATACATCAACAATATTCACCGATGCTCTAGCTGAGAAGGCCATAGAGACCATATTTGATAATATAGAAGGTTCCATGAATGGAGATGAAAGCGCACGCGATAATATGCATCTGGCCGCAACCATGGCTGGCATCGCCTTCACCAACAGCGGGACCGCTCTGGCCCATGCGTTGGGCCACAGCTTTGGATCCACGCATCATGTTGTTCACGGTACATGCGTTGGCCTGTTCCTGCCCTACGTGATAGAATTCAATTCTACAGACGATCCGTCCAGACGCAAATATGAGAGGATTGCCAAACGCCTGGGCTACAGTGATGCTGTGTCTGCATTAAAGGATCTGTATGCGAGGATAGGACAGCCCGTCAGTGTGAGGGATCTGGGAATAGACAGGAGGCGCTACCTGGCAAGCATCGATGAGATGGTAGAAAAGGCCCTGGCAGACAGCGAACTTGCTTTCAATCCAGTGATCGCCGGCGAGGATGACATCAGATCCATATATCTTAAGGCCTACGGTGATTGA
- a CDS encoding SCP2 sterol-binding domain-containing protein has translation MAEEILFPSQTWVDEYCRRLSESPDYNKAGKGWKDPIMFTISDTGSLSEKPEFGSFTLYLRDGKCEKCEVIKEGEGSAPFVLTATYANWRKIIDGKINPTQAMLTGQLKVKGNMALILRYASAAIAMVKVAQSIPTKYLA, from the coding sequence ATGGCAGAAGAGATATTGTTTCCATCACAGACATGGGTGGATGAATACTGCAGAAGGCTATCGGAATCGCCTGATTATAACAAGGCAGGCAAGGGCTGGAAAGATCCCATAATGTTCACGATTTCTGATACCGGTTCATTATCAGAAAAACCAGAATTCGGATCCTTCACCCTTTATCTGAGGGATGGAAAATGCGAGAAGTGCGAAGTCATAAAGGAAGGAGAAGGATCGGCACCATTCGTGCTCACTGCAACCTATGCAAACTGGAGGAAGATCATAGATGGAAAGATAAATCCGACACAGGCCATGCTTACCGGCCAGCTTAAGGTTAAGGGAAACATGGCTCTCATCCTGAGGTACGCATCTGCAGCCATAGCCATGGTCAAGGTGGCACAGAGCATACCCACCAAATACCTGGCGTGA
- a CDS encoding FAD-binding oxidoreductase, with protein sequence MIWGREDRESASDKIILDYIKNRFGVSDVIEWDGIYRRKNLGENSELLSLISQCLPPDRISFRSEDRILHSMGKSAMEYASIMDGVDVPIVDAVIYPEEDEIECIMNKLRGKGIIISYGGGTSVTGGLRPNSQHGYAVSLDTRNLNVFNLDERSMVLEAGSGLLGPDIERRLNERGLTLGNFPESFQFSTLGGWIATNAAGQESNRYGKVRDMVLGIKMISPRGTFTDHVVPAESAFFRVADIGIGSEGTFGIITRAWLKVRRVPDRYYYKAYMFRNFSEGLEVLRNEFTSGRSRMVARLSDDQETSLSLLAAGDSAAYRLFRSYLRYRGVHDSGSILVVMDDSKIDIKGGVGLGPAPAKMWSRTRFDRPYLYNELIRHGIIADTIETSVLWSKAQDLYSAVVSAFRNESDRLKIPSIIMCHASHEYISGTALYFTFLFYSRKNKADVLRSLRGAILNAILASGGSISHHHGIGQYLSDLLPAYKGSAFELMSQLKHFLDPDNMLNPQIIK encoded by the coding sequence ATGATCTGGGGCAGGGAAGATCGTGAATCTGCATCGGATAAGATCATACTAGATTATATAAAGAATAGATTCGGAGTCAGTGACGTAATAGAATGGGACGGGATCTACAGAAGGAAAAATTTGGGGGAGAATTCGGAGCTTCTATCATTGATCTCACAATGTCTACCTCCGGACAGAATTTCATTCAGGTCAGAGGATAGGATACTGCATTCCATGGGAAAAAGTGCAATGGAATATGCATCAATAATGGATGGCGTTGATGTTCCAATAGTCGACGCAGTAATATATCCTGAGGAAGACGAGATTGAATGCATAATGAATAAGCTCAGAGGAAAGGGAATCATAATATCTTATGGTGGCGGAACATCGGTCACCGGTGGCCTGAGGCCGAACAGTCAGCACGGCTATGCTGTAAGCCTGGACACCAGAAATTTGAACGTCTTCAATCTGGATGAAAGATCAATGGTTCTTGAAGCAGGATCCGGCCTTCTGGGACCAGATATTGAAAGGAGGCTCAACGAGCGTGGACTTACGCTAGGAAATTTTCCAGAATCATTCCAGTTCTCCACGCTTGGAGGATGGATCGCAACCAATGCGGCGGGGCAGGAGTCAAATAGATACGGCAAGGTAAGAGACATGGTTCTGGGCATAAAAATGATATCGCCACGAGGTACGTTCACGGATCATGTCGTACCAGCCGAATCTGCGTTTTTCAGGGTTGCGGATATAGGAATCGGCAGCGAAGGTACGTTCGGAATCATAACAAGGGCCTGGCTGAAGGTCAGAAGGGTGCCGGATCGTTATTATTATAAAGCGTATATGTTCAGGAATTTTTCTGAAGGTCTCGAGGTGCTGAGAAATGAATTTACATCTGGAAGATCCAGAATGGTGGCCAGGCTATCGGACGATCAGGAAACGTCGCTGTCTCTCCTTGCGGCGGGCGATTCCGCCGCATACAGACTCTTCCGATCATATCTGAGATACAGAGGCGTTCATGACAGCGGATCTATACTCGTAGTTATGGACGATAGTAAGATAGATATCAAGGGAGGAGTAGGACTTGGACCTGCTCCTGCCAAAATGTGGTCTAGGACTAGGTTCGATAGACCGTATCTTTACAATGAACTGATCAGGCATGGCATAATAGCTGATACTATAGAGACATCCGTTCTCTGGTCAAAGGCACAAGATCTTTATTCTGCAGTTGTATCCGCATTCAGAAATGAATCTGATAGGCTGAAGATACCTTCCATCATAATGTGCCATGCCTCGCATGAGTATATATCTGGAACTGCGCTGTACTTCACCTTCCTTTTCTACTCCAGAAAGAACAAGGCTGATGTGTTGAGATCGTTAAGGGGTGCAATTCTGAATGCTATACTGGCATCTGGCGGATCCATATCGCATCATCATGGAATCGGCCAATATCTAAGCGATCTGCTTCCAGCGTATAAGGGGTCTGCATTCGAGCTGATGAGCCAGCTAAAACATTTCCTTGATCCAGACAACATGCTGAATCCTCAAATTATAAAATGA
- a CDS encoding APC family permease, with the protein MAKTLRRNVLNFREVMFQGVAASAPAGAAVATMTGSAAFALGSLPLAAVVAFVIVFLNAVIIRKISNHVAGPGGYYDYIKSGFGGGVGSFSGWIYILYQIAALAFISLSIAVFVPALLSYIYGITVPSYLWIPLLIASAAFGYVVSFLGIKGSLRYVSVMGSLEIAVVVFIGLFIILSHPSINTASVFTLKYDSYGVSGIALGVLFMYTAFSGFGGMTPLGEEARDAKRMIGNAVVFSSIVLGIFFVFAAYAFTVGWGPANMESYANNLVPGIKLAQVDIGLWAAILITIFYINSILTDNVTFSNSVARITLSMSRDGILPSSLSKVHDRRRTPHLAGLVMVAAAVLIGFLSVEFLGPFGGFLFTGVLSTLAALLVHMIANLSLPAILRKKGQRIGLPNIALPVAVTAILIYVFYGTFISISPPVIAASLSFAAWALFSAVYSYVKGRNAKISEMAFNEERAEAVED; encoded by the coding sequence ATGGCAAAGACTCTCAGAAGGAATGTGTTAAACTTCAGAGAAGTTATGTTTCAGGGGGTTGCCGCTTCGGCACCGGCAGGCGCTGCGGTGGCTACCATGACCGGCTCCGCAGCTTTTGCACTGGGATCCCTTCCACTGGCTGCAGTGGTAGCTTTCGTTATCGTGTTCCTGAACGCCGTCATAATCAGGAAGATATCCAACCATGTTGCCGGCCCAGGGGGATACTACGATTACATAAAGAGCGGTTTCGGAGGCGGAGTCGGATCGTTCTCCGGATGGATCTACATACTGTATCAGATAGCCGCCCTCGCATTCATATCCCTATCCATAGCCGTATTCGTTCCAGCACTGCTGAGCTATATATACGGTATAACAGTTCCGTCCTATCTATGGATACCGCTGCTGATAGCATCCGCCGCATTCGGATATGTCGTCTCATTCCTCGGCATCAAAGGTTCGCTTAGATATGTTTCAGTTATGGGATCGCTGGAAATAGCCGTAGTGGTTTTTATAGGTCTATTCATAATACTGAGCCATCCATCCATCAACACCGCCAGCGTCTTCACATTGAAGTATGATTCATATGGTGTAAGCGGTATAGCTCTCGGCGTTCTGTTCATGTACACCGCCTTCTCAGGTTTCGGTGGAATGACGCCACTAGGTGAAGAGGCAAGGGATGCCAAAAGAATGATAGGCAACGCAGTTGTATTTTCCTCCATAGTCCTTGGCATATTCTTCGTCTTTGCAGCCTACGCCTTTACGGTTGGTTGGGGCCCTGCAAATATGGAATCCTATGCAAACAATCTGGTACCCGGTATAAAACTTGCTCAGGTGGACATTGGACTTTGGGCGGCCATCCTCATAACCATATTCTACATAAACAGCATACTAACGGACAACGTTACCTTTTCCAACAGCGTTGCACGAATAACGCTGTCCATGAGCAGGGATGGCATCCTTCCTTCATCGCTCTCAAAGGTTCATGACAGGAGAAGGACACCGCATCTTGCCGGCCTTGTCATGGTGGCTGCAGCGGTTCTCATAGGCTTTCTCAGCGTGGAATTCCTTGGACCGTTCGGAGGCTTTCTGTTCACTGGCGTTCTTTCAACGTTGGCGGCCCTTCTGGTACATATGATAGCAAATCTCTCGCTTCCGGCCATATTGAGGAAGAAAGGGCAGAGAATAGGCCTTCCGAATATAGCACTTCCCGTTGCTGTTACGGCGATACTGATTTATGTATTCTACGGCACATTCATCTCAATATCGCCGCCGGTCATAGCTGCCTCCTTATCCTTCGCGGCATGGGCGCTGTTCTCCGCGGTGTACTCATATGTGAAAGGGAGAAACGCCAAGATCTCAGAAATGGCATTTAATGAAGAGCGTGCCGAGGCTGTTGAAGATTGA
- a CDS encoding diacylglycerol kinase family protein: MRALFIVNPSAGHGRAGTAWESNRKIIFDHLGEHSYEITKRPGHATEIASKLSEDEFDVVVSCGGDGTLNEVVNGIVDKNVKVAVLPLGTGSDFGKSIGIRTLEDFIAAMKAGNISPVDVFEINLSDMRRRYYLNILEIGFGAEVMDYVNSHKYFGRRSFSVGVFSTIWKMHPFDLSISIDGEDKTISTIEAILANGKYFGGGMMASPKSAINDGLLDIHLLTPFSKMKTVMNLRYLVDGSYIDRGYAHSFRGRSVSVKSRGHLVEADGEVIGRTPINVSVAGQISFIVR; this comes from the coding sequence ATGAGAGCATTATTCATAGTGAACCCATCAGCCGGGCATGGCAGAGCTGGAACTGCTTGGGAAAGCAATCGCAAAATCATATTCGATCATCTTGGAGAACACTCCTATGAGATCACAAAACGTCCCGGTCATGCCACAGAGATCGCTAGTAAATTGTCAGAGGACGAATTCGATGTGGTGGTATCATGTGGTGGGGATGGTACCTTGAACGAGGTGGTCAATGGCATAGTTGATAAAAACGTTAAAGTGGCGGTTTTACCCCTTGGGACGGGTTCAGATTTTGGAAAAAGCATAGGAATAAGGACCCTCGAAGATTTCATAGCTGCAATGAAAGCTGGAAACATTTCTCCAGTTGACGTATTCGAAATTAACCTATCTGATATGAGGCGCAGATATTATCTGAATATCCTGGAGATAGGTTTTGGTGCAGAGGTTATGGATTATGTTAATTCGCATAAGTATTTTGGGAGGCGATCATTCAGCGTCGGAGTTTTCTCAACCATCTGGAAGATGCATCCCTTTGATCTGTCCATAAGCATCGATGGGGAGGACAAAACGATCTCCACCATTGAAGCTATACTGGCCAATGGAAAGTATTTCGGCGGAGGAATGATGGCTTCTCCCAAATCCGCTATAAATGACGGCCTGCTCGATATTCACCTGTTGACGCCTTTTTCAAAGATGAAAACAGTAATGAATCTACGGTATCTTGTAGATGGCTCTTACATCGATAGAGGTTATGCACACAGCTTCAGGGGAAGGTCCGTATCCGTGAAAAGTCGGGGTCATCTGGTTGAGGCAGACGGTGAGGTTATCGGGCGTACTCCGATCAACGTATCGGTTGCAGGTCAGATCAGTTTCATTGTAAGATGA
- a CDS encoding aldehyde ferredoxin oxidoreductase family protein → MPGFWNRILFIDLTRGDAWTDGIPEEVWERYVGGVGVGSYLFTRYGGNFDPFSEKNPLIITTGPLVGTAFPNSGRHEVVSRSPLTTFLGESNSGGRFGFELKRSGFDGMVISGKSDVPVSIFINDGEFRIVRTPELWGLDIYETQKKLKKDKNYSVMCIGPAGENLVLFSSIMNDEGRAAGRTGLGAVMGSKKLKAIAVYGRRIVEVSDRLEYNRVVKEASKSIIESPVVSGFRSYGSMIWMDGGIGFNDIPANYFMDRRFQFDDLSSIKFHEDYNVSSYNCATCVIGCGRTVKYGGINIDGPEYETVAALGPLLGNTSFQKILDWNHAINRLGMDTISTGVIISALRYFVKSGVVKDEQIESYYSDNFDNIGRMILDIAMRKGPGNRIADGLYRYSTSMGIDRDLIATVKGLEIPLHDPRAFKLQGIVYATSSRGADHMQGDMYQIDIGGDHPDIGIVSGDRFNVDSDDRVRTVIKTQDFRQIYNSLIVCYYAQPDPSLLASAYSLSTGISASINDLMDRGSEIVNLKRKINEDLGLKPEDDWLPAIVRRPVDGEPPESGMSNEELISILQKYYALRGWGKYRPPS, encoded by the coding sequence TTGCCAGGTTTCTGGAACAGGATTCTCTTCATCGATCTGACACGCGGTGATGCATGGACGGATGGAATCCCAGAGGAAGTCTGGGAAAGATACGTAGGCGGAGTCGGTGTAGGATCATATCTCTTCACCAGATACGGCGGTAACTTCGATCCCTTTTCGGAAAAAAATCCTCTGATAATAACGACAGGACCTCTGGTCGGGACTGCCTTTCCAAATTCCGGAAGGCATGAAGTTGTGAGCAGAAGCCCCCTGACGACGTTTCTGGGGGAATCCAATTCAGGTGGAAGATTCGGATTTGAACTCAAGAGATCCGGCTTTGATGGTATGGTGATCTCGGGAAAATCCGACGTCCCCGTTTCCATATTCATCAATGACGGAGAATTCAGAATAGTCAGAACACCGGAACTGTGGGGACTAGATATATACGAGACCCAGAAAAAGCTGAAGAAGGATAAGAACTACTCGGTAATGTGCATAGGACCGGCAGGTGAAAACCTTGTTCTGTTCTCATCAATAATGAATGATGAGGGCCGCGCAGCGGGAAGAACAGGACTCGGCGCCGTCATGGGTTCGAAGAAACTAAAGGCGATAGCTGTCTATGGAAGGAGGATCGTAGAGGTAAGCGACAGATTGGAATACAACCGTGTCGTAAAGGAGGCATCAAAATCCATTATCGAATCGCCAGTAGTATCCGGCTTCAGAAGCTATGGCAGCATGATCTGGATGGATGGAGGGATCGGTTTCAACGATATTCCAGCAAATTACTTCATGGATCGAAGATTCCAGTTCGACGATCTGAGCAGTATAAAGTTTCATGAGGATTACAATGTATCCAGCTATAACTGCGCGACCTGCGTGATAGGCTGCGGAAGGACTGTGAAATACGGCGGCATCAATATAGATGGGCCGGAATATGAAACTGTTGCTGCGTTAGGCCCATTGCTGGGAAACACGAGCTTCCAGAAAATACTAGACTGGAACCATGCCATAAACAGACTGGGCATGGACACCATCAGCACTGGCGTTATCATTTCAGCCCTGAGATATTTTGTAAAGTCAGGAGTCGTAAAGGATGAGCAGATAGAATCCTATTATTCGGACAACTTTGACAACATAGGCAGGATGATACTTGACATAGCCATGAGGAAGGGCCCTGGAAACAGGATAGCCGATGGCCTTTACAGGTACTCCACCTCTATGGGCATAGACAGGGATCTCATAGCGACAGTGAAAGGCCTGGAGATACCACTGCACGATCCCAGAGCCTTTAAACTGCAGGGCATAGTCTACGCAACATCCAGCAGGGGCGCGGATCACATGCAGGGCGACATGTATCAGATAGACATAGGCGGAGACCATCCAGATATAGGCATAGTCTCTGGTGACAGATTCAATGTGGACAGCGACGATCGCGTTAGAACAGTCATAAAGACCCAGGATTTCAGGCAGATATACAATTCCCTCATAGTCTGCTATTATGCACAGCCGGATCCGTCCCTTCTTGCATCGGCCTACAGTCTTTCCACCGGGATTTCAGCCTCAATAAACGATCTCATGGATCGTGGATCGGAGATAGTGAATTTGAAGAGGAAGATAAACGAGGATCTGGGTCTAAAACCCGAGGATGACTGGCTCCCTGCCATTGTGAGAAGACCTGTGGATGGCGAACCCCCAGAGTCAGGTATGAGCAACGAAGAGCTGATCTCAATTTTGCAGAAATATTACGCCCTTCGCGGTTGGGGCAAGTACAGGCCGCCATCATGA
- a CDS encoding glycerol-3-phosphate dehydrogenase/oxidase: protein MNKQILEYRAKAVSMMKQGVDVLIIGGGITGSGIFNALSNSGLKVALVEARDFASGTSSRSSKLIHGGLRYIANGQFSVVMDSVRERDFLIGHTDLVGRKNFLIPIDANSWSRNTLRFGLWLYSFFSKEIKAKWYSREELSAEYPFLVHTPQMGGYVYAEGVVNDARLVVDNILSSIGERSWAINYAEIRSINFDCERASSAIVVDKLTGDRFEVPFRFLVNSAGPWVGDIFRMMSDHYPELEEAAKLIKLSKGDHIIIKKDLFPVDIAIALRSPIDGRQVFIIPRGDVSIIGTTEKEYDGDPAMVSPEEEDVKYLIDSVKGYVPGLKRSDVINAYSGLRPLFGKGDPGKISREYRIIKAGNTVNVVGGKLTTYRTIAIKISREILREFDVKAEPAISLKYRRRIDDVKDEIIRQYGQMDDDEISYAYDILYEGAIHADDILWRREGHFIFSEDSGRSKIERCIDVMKRINGISEDEAEREKINYLNLIYR, encoded by the coding sequence ATGAACAAGCAGATTCTGGAATACAGGGCTAAAGCGGTATCCATGATGAAGCAGGGCGTGGATGTGCTTATAATCGGGGGAGGGATCACCGGATCAGGTATATTCAACGCCCTCTCAAATTCAGGATTGAAAGTTGCACTTGTGGAAGCCAGAGACTTCGCTTCTGGTACAAGCAGCAGATCTTCGAAACTGATACATGGTGGCCTGAGATACATCGCAAACGGTCAGTTCTCCGTTGTGATGGATTCAGTCAGGGAAAGAGATTTTCTCATCGGACATACGGATCTCGTTGGAAGGAAAAATTTCCTGATACCAATCGATGCAAATTCCTGGTCCAGAAATACTCTGAGATTCGGATTGTGGCTTTACTCATTCTTCTCAAAGGAGATCAAGGCAAAATGGTATTCAAGAGAGGAACTCTCCGCAGAATATCCTTTCCTTGTCCATACTCCTCAGATGGGCGGCTATGTGTATGCAGAGGGTGTGGTCAACGATGCCAGACTGGTTGTGGATAACATTCTCTCTTCCATAGGAGAAAGATCATGGGCGATCAATTATGCAGAGATCCGGAGTATAAATTTCGATTGCGAACGCGCCTCATCCGCGATAGTTGTGGATAAGCTTACTGGCGACCGTTTTGAAGTACCCTTCAGGTTCCTTGTAAACTCAGCTGGACCTTGGGTTGGCGATATTTTCAGGATGATGTCGGATCACTATCCTGAACTTGAAGAGGCCGCAAAATTGATCAAGCTTAGCAAAGGCGATCACATAATAATAAAGAAAGATCTTTTCCCGGTCGATATAGCCATCGCACTCAGATCACCCATTGACGGCAGACAAGTGTTCATCATCCCAAGAGGCGATGTATCCATCATAGGTACCACGGAGAAAGAATATGACGGCGATCCAGCCATGGTTTCGCCAGAAGAGGAAGATGTAAAGTACCTCATAGACTCTGTCAAGGGATATGTGCCAGGACTGAAAAGATCAGACGTTATCAATGCCTATTCTGGTCTTCGGCCACTGTTCGGCAAGGGAGATCCGGGAAAGATAAGCAGGGAGTATCGCATAATCAAGGCTGGAAACACAGTAAATGTTGTCGGAGGAAAGCTCACGACCTACAGAACAATAGCGATCAAAATATCAAGGGAAATACTGAGAGAATTCGATGTTAAGGCGGAACCAGCCATCTCGCTAAAATACAGAAGACGGATAGATGATGTAAAGGACGAAATAATAAGGCAATATGGCCAGATGGACGATGATGAGATCAGCTACGCCTATGACATTCTATACGAGGGCGCCATTCATGCCGATGACATATTGTGGAGGAGGGAGGGCCATTTCATCTTTTCAGAAGATTCCGGAAGATCAAAGATTGAGCGGTGCATAGATGTCATGAAGAGGATCAACGGAATCTCAGAAGATGAAGCAGAACGCGAAAAGATCAATTATCTCAACTTGATATACAGATAG
- the pip gene encoding proline iminopeptidase: MSDECTENYAKVNGIYIYYKLCRADDEKAKLMTMHGGPGMSHDYLLSLRDLTKQGITVLFYDQFGCGRSEEPDVSNFTIDYGVEEAEGLRSKIFGDEKVFLMGSSYGGALALAYAVKYQNHLKGLIISGGLSSVPLTVKEMNRLIDELPSKYREAIRKYGSAGIYDNPEYQEAVNYFYHQHLLRSEDWPPEVMKSLEYAERRNVYRIMNGPNEFTITGTIRDWDITEKISSIKVPTLITVGEYDEVTPTVARAIHERISGSELHVFKDCSHLTMWEDRDGYNKLLADFIINHA; the protein is encoded by the coding sequence ATGTCTGATGAATGCACAGAAAATTATGCCAAGGTTAACGGAATATACATATATTACAAGCTCTGCAGAGCCGATGACGAAAAGGCAAAACTCATGACAATGCATGGTGGACCAGGGATGTCCCATGACTATCTGTTATCTCTCAGGGATCTTACTAAACAAGGTATAACCGTGCTTTTCTATGATCAGTTTGGATGCGGGAGATCGGAAGAACCAGATGTATCGAACTTCACCATAGACTATGGAGTCGAAGAGGCGGAGGGGCTCCGTTCTAAAATTTTTGGCGACGAAAAGGTGTTCCTTATGGGATCATCCTATGGTGGCGCCCTTGCGCTCGCCTACGCCGTGAAATACCAGAACCATCTGAAGGGCCTGATAATATCCGGTGGACTATCATCCGTTCCGCTCACCGTCAAGGAGATGAACAGACTGATCGATGAACTTCCGAGCAAGTACAGGGAAGCCATAAGGAAATATGGATCTGCCGGCATATATGATAATCCTGAGTATCAGGAAGCAGTCAACTACTTCTACCATCAGCACCTTCTCAGATCGGAGGACTGGCCTCCAGAAGTTATGAAATCGCTGGAATATGCTGAGAGAAGAAATGTGTACAGGATAATGAACGGTCCGAATGAATTCACCATAACCGGAACGATCAGGGACTGGGACATAACGGAGAAGATCTCATCCATAAAGGTGCCTACCCTGATAACTGTTGGCGAGTACGATGAGGTAACTCCAACGGTAGCCAGAGCTATACATGAAAGGATATCTGGGTCAGAACTCCATGTATTCAAGGATTGCTCGCACCTGACTATGTGGGAGGATCGTGACGGTTACAATAAACTTCTAGCCGACTTTATAATCAATCATGCATAA